One segment of Magnetovibrio sp. DNA contains the following:
- the pyc gene encoding pyruvate carboxylase, which produces MRKVFHKLLVANRGEIAIRVFRAANELGIKTVAVYAEEDKLSLHRFKADESYRIGEGLGPVKAYLTIDEMIRVAKQAGCDAIHPGYGFLSENPEFAEACAANGITFVGPTPEVMRSLGNKVSAREMAVKAGTPVMPATGPLPEDMGEVRKLALEVGYPVMLKASWGGGGRGMRVIESEDALEREVTAGRREAESAFGNGEVYLEKLVRRARHVEVQLLGDKHGTVVHLFERDCTVQRRNQKVVERAPAQYLSDQQRADLCDAALRLARTAGYECAGTAEFLMDADTDAFYFIEVNPRIQVEHTVTEEVTGIDIVKAQLLIAAGGRIGDLDESGVPAQKNIRLIAHAMQCRVTTEDPEQNFIPDYGRINVYRGATGFGVRLDGGTAYTGAVITRFYDSLLEKVTCRGATPEEARTRMDRALREFRIRGVATNLVFVENLINHPTFKDASYTTRFIDETPELFHFPKRRDRGTRLLNFIGEVIVNGNPEVAGRKVPEPHPLPKVPVHDFKAPPKGTRDLLNELGPDGFSAWMKDQKRALITDTTMRDGHQSLLATRMRTYDMVQVADSYAHLLPDLFSLECWGGATFDVSMRFLKECPWDRLRHLRERIPNVLFQMLLRGANGVGYANYPDNVVQAFVKQAAESGVDVFRVFDSLNWVENMRVSMDAVLESGKLLEGAICYTGNLLDPKRPKYDLDYYIKMARELKDAGCHIIGIKDMAGLCKPTAIKMLVEAVKAETDLPIHFHTHDTSGIAAASVLAAVEAGVDAIDAAMDSFSGLTSQPNLGSIIEALRDTDRDSGIDPAVVREFSNYWEFVRKDYRGFESDLRFGASEVYLHEMPGGQFTNLKEQARSMGLEERWHDVAEAYAEVNQMFGDIVKVTPSSKVVGDMALSMVSAGLTRAEVEDPKREVAFPDSVVSLFHGDLGQPPGGFPKALQDKVLKGAKPITVRPGASVPPADLSAVKADAEHKVGRQISDEELQSYLMYPKVYVDYANHRRDYGPVEALPTPVFFYGMQPGQEISVELEMGKSLNIRCVAIGEVDNEGQVKVFFELNGQPRAVRVEDKSVAATVVSHPKAEEGNANHIPAPMPGVVASVAVHEGQKITAGDLLLTIEAMKMETAIHADRSGVVKRLTVKSGAQVEAKDLLIELE; this is translated from the coding sequence ATGCGTAAGGTTTTTCACAAGCTCCTTGTCGCCAACCGGGGTGAAATCGCGATCCGCGTGTTTCGCGCAGCCAACGAACTCGGCATCAAGACAGTCGCTGTCTACGCCGAGGAGGATAAGCTGTCGCTGCACCGCTTCAAGGCGGATGAAAGCTACCGCATCGGTGAAGGCCTAGGCCCGGTCAAAGCCTACTTGACGATCGACGAGATGATCCGCGTCGCCAAGCAAGCCGGGTGCGACGCGATCCATCCCGGCTACGGTTTCTTGTCGGAAAACCCCGAATTCGCCGAAGCCTGTGCCGCAAACGGCATCACCTTTGTCGGCCCGACACCCGAGGTGATGCGGTCCCTGGGTAACAAGGTTTCCGCGCGCGAGATGGCGGTTAAGGCCGGTACGCCGGTGATGCCCGCCACCGGACCGTTGCCCGAAGACATGGGCGAGGTGCGCAAGCTTGCCTTGGAAGTCGGCTACCCGGTGATGCTCAAGGCATCGTGGGGTGGCGGCGGTCGCGGTATGCGCGTGATCGAATCTGAGGATGCGCTGGAACGCGAGGTCACCGCCGGACGGCGCGAAGCCGAAAGCGCGTTCGGCAACGGCGAAGTCTATCTGGAAAAACTGGTCAGGCGCGCGCGTCACGTCGAAGTCCAACTGTTGGGCGACAAACACGGCACCGTGGTGCATCTGTTTGAGCGAGACTGCACGGTGCAGCGGCGCAATCAAAAGGTCGTCGAGCGTGCTCCGGCCCAGTATCTCAGTGATCAGCAACGCGCGGATTTGTGCGACGCCGCGCTGCGCTTGGCGCGCACGGCGGGTTATGAATGCGCGGGCACGGCGGAATTCCTCATGGATGCCGACACCGACGCGTTCTACTTCATCGAGGTCAATCCGCGCATCCAAGTCGAGCATACGGTCACCGAAGAAGTCACCGGCATCGATATCGTCAAGGCGCAACTGCTCATCGCGGCGGGTGGGCGCATCGGCGACTTGGATGAATCGGGCGTTCCAGCACAAAAAAATATCCGCCTTATCGCCCACGCCATGCAGTGTCGGGTCACCACCGAAGACCCGGAACAGAACTTCATTCCCGATTACGGCCGCATCAACGTCTATCGCGGCGCCACCGGGTTCGGCGTGCGCCTGGACGGCGGCACGGCGTATACCGGCGCGGTGATCACGCGGTTTTACGACAGCTTGTTGGAAAAGGTCACCTGCCGGGGGGCGACCCCGGAAGAGGCGCGCACGCGTATGGATCGTGCGCTTCGGGAATTTCGCATTCGCGGTGTGGCGACCAACTTGGTATTCGTCGAAAACCTCATCAATCACCCGACCTTCAAGGATGCCAGCTACACCACGCGCTTTATCGACGAAACGCCGGAACTGTTTCATTTTCCCAAGCGCCGCGATCGTGGCACGCGGCTGTTGAACTTCATCGGCGAGGTGATCGTCAACGGCAACCCAGAGGTCGCCGGGCGCAAGGTGCCTGAACCGCACCCGTTGCCCAAGGTGCCTGTGCACGATTTCAAAGCCCCGCCCAAGGGCACGCGCGATCTATTGAACGAATTGGGGCCGGACGGATTCAGTGCGTGGATGAAGGACCAAAAACGCGCGCTGATCACCGACACCACCATGCGTGACGGTCATCAGTCACTGCTGGCGACGCGCATGCGCACTTATGACATGGTTCAGGTGGCCGACAGCTACGCGCACCTGTTGCCCGACTTGTTCAGCTTGGAATGCTGGGGCGGTGCGACGTTTGACGTGTCGATGCGGTTCTTGAAGGAATGCCCGTGGGATCGCCTGCGTCACTTGCGCGAACGCATTCCCAATGTGCTGTTTCAAATGTTGCTGCGCGGCGCCAACGGGGTCGGTTACGCCAACTATCCCGACAACGTGGTGCAGGCGTTTGTCAAGCAGGCCGCCGAAAGCGGCGTCGATGTGTTTCGCGTGTTCGACAGTCTCAACTGGGTGGAAAATATGCGCGTGTCGATGGATGCGGTGTTGGAAAGCGGCAAGCTGTTGGAAGGCGCGATCTGCTATACCGGCAATCTGCTCGATCCCAAACGGCCCAAGTACGACTTGGACTATTACATCAAGATGGCGCGCGAGCTGAAAGACGCGGGCTGTCACATCATCGGCATCAAGGACATGGCCGGGTTGTGCAAGCCCACCGCGATCAAGATGCTGGTCGAAGCGGTGAAGGCGGAAACGGATCTGCCGATTCATTTTCACACCCACGATACGTCCGGCATCGCGGCGGCCAGCGTTCTGGCGGCGGTCGAGGCGGGCGTCGATGCCATCGATGCGGCGATGGACAGTTTTTCCGGCCTCACCTCGCAACCGAACCTGGGCTCCATCATCGAAGCGTTGCGCGATACGGATCGCGACAGCGGCATCGACCCGGCGGTGGTGCGTGAGTTCTCCAACTATTGGGAATTCGTGCGCAAGGATTATCGCGGCTTCGAAAGCGACCTGCGGTTCGGCGCGTCGGAAGTCTACCTGCATGAAATGCCGGGCGGTCAGTTCACCAACTTGAAAGAACAAGCCCGATCCATGGGCTTGGAAGAGCGCTGGCACGATGTCGCTGAGGCTTATGCCGAGGTCAACCAGATGTTCGGTGACATCGTCAAAGTCACACCGTCGTCCAAAGTGGTCGGCGACATGGCGCTGTCGATGGTGTCGGCGGGACTCACCCGCGCCGAGGTCGAAGATCCCAAGCGCGAGGTCGCGTTCCCCGATTCCGTGGTGTCGCTGTTTCATGGCGATCTTGGTCAGCCGCCGGGGGGCTTTCCCAAAGCCCTGCAAGACAAGGTGCTCAAGGGGGCGAAGCCCATCACGGTGCGCCCCGGTGCGTCGGTGCCGCCCGCCGACCTTTCCGCGGTCAAGGCGGACGCTGAACATAAAGTCGGCCGCCAGATCAGCGACGAAGAGCTGCAATCGTATCTGATGTATCCCAAGGTCTATGTCGATTACGCCAATCACCGGCGCGACTATGGCCCGGTCGAAGCGTTGCCGACGCCGGTGTTCTTTTACGGCATGCAACCCGGCCAGGAGATCAGTGTCGAACTGGAAATGGGCAAGAGCCTCAATATCCGTTGCGTCGCCATCGGCGAGGTGGACAACGAAGGCCAAGTCAAGGTGTTCTTCGAACTCAACGGCCAGCCGCGCGCTGTGCGCGTCGAGGATAAATCGGTCGCCGCCACGGTGGTGAGCCATCCCAAAGCCGAAGAAGGCAACGCCAATCACATCCCCGCGCCGATGCCGGGCGTGGTGGCTTCGGTTGCCGTGCATGAAGGACAAAAGATCACGGCTGGCGATTTGCTGCTGACCATCGAAGCGATG